The nucleotide window GCGGCTCGCCGACCTGCTTGCCGACCTCGACGACGCCGAGGCGCTGGCCGCCCGCGCCGCCGAGGGAGACGACTTCGCGGCGAGCGCCCTCGTCCTCGTCCTCGAGAAGCGCAAGGACATCGCGTGGCTGCTTCGGCTCGTCAAGGCCGAGACCAGCCATCGGGCCATCTTCGCGCTGGAGCGGCTGTACGTGGAGGGCGGCAGGCCGGACGAGGCGATCGCGGTGCTCCGCCTGATCGCGGCGCGCAGCCCCGACGCCGCGAACGGACTGGCGAGGCTGCTGACCCTCCGCGGAAACCTCGATGAGGCGGTGGCGGTGCTCCGCAAGCACGCACGCCGCAATGACAGTTCCGCACAGCGACTGGCCGAGCTGCTCCTGCGGCGCGGCGATCGGGCTCGCGCGATCACGGTGCTGAGGCGGCGCGCCGGCCGCAGCAGCTGGTGCGCGATCACGCTCGCGGAGCTGCACACCGAGCACGATGAGATCCGCGAAGCGATCGAGGTGCTCGGGGACTGTGCCGCGCGCGAGCCGCAGAACGAGGTGTACTCCGGCACGCGGACGGCCGGCACATACCTCTTCGAATTCCTTCGCCGCCGCACAGACGTGGCGCGCCTGCGCAGCTGGGCCGTCCGGGACGAACGGGCGGTTCCCCACCTGCTCGGGCTGCTCACCGATCTCGGCGACATCGACGGGGCGATCGCCTTCCTGCGGCCGCGCGCCGACCTGCGCCAGGGCTCGGAGAACCGGCGCCGGCTCGCCGCGCTGCTGCGCGAGCGGGGCGACGTCGACGAGCTGCGCCGGCGCGCCCAGCGCGGCGACACGTTCGCCGGCCTCCGGTTCGCCGAGCTGGCACACGAGCAGCGACAACCGGACGAGGCGGTCGCCATGCTCAGCGGCTACGTCGAGCGGTCGGCGACCTGGGGACAGAACGATCCGGCACGGCAGTCGCTGGTCAGCGTGCTCCGGCGCCAGGGCCACGTCGACCTGCTGCTACGGATGGCCGCGGGCGCCGACGGCGTTGTCGCGGCGGCGGCAACGGAGTTGAGCGAGGGCCGGCGCGACGCCGCGATCGATCTCCTGTGGCGGCATCTCAGGAAGAACGACCCACCTCACTGGTACCCGTTCGGCCAACGACAGGGCGACCAGGCGGAGGTCGACGAGGACCCCCGAGACCTGCTCGACGACTCCACGGACGACCTGATCGCCTGACACCGCGACACGGGCGAGGACGCTAGCGCCTGTTCGCGTGGGCGGCGCGGCGGATGAGGTGTTCGTGCTCGGCGACGTCGGTGGCCAGGCGGGCGGCGTCCGCGTACGCCGCGGCGGCCGCCGGGAGGTCGCCGCCGAGCTCGTGCAGGTGGCCGCGGACGGCGTGCCACCGGTGCCGCCCGCCCAGGACCTCGCGCAGCCGGTCGGTCTCGCGCAGCCCGGCGGCGGCGCCGAGGACGTGGCCGACCGCGACCGCGCGCCCCAGCACAGCGGCCGGGTTCTGCCGCACCGGGTCGTCGTCGAGGGCGACGAGGTCGTCGTACCAGGAGAGGATCTGCGGCCAGTCGGTCTCCGCGGCGCTCGGCGCGTCGTCGTGCAGGGCGGCGATCGCCGCCTCGACCTGGTAGCGGCCGGGCCGCTGAAGGGCCAGCGCCGACTGGAGCACCCGCACGCCCTCGGCGATCTCGCGGGTGTCCCACAGGCCGCGGTCCTGCAGGTCGAGGGTGACGATGCGGCCCTGCGCGTCCAGCCGCGCCGGGAGGCGGGCGTGGTTGAGCAGCATCAGCGCGAGCAGCCCGCGCGCCTCCGGCTCCTCGGTGGCCAGCGTCAGCCGGCGGGCGAGCCGGATCGCCTCGCCCGCCAGGTCCACCCGGCCCGCGTGGCCGGCCGTGTAGACGAGGTAGAGCACCCGCAGCACGACGGCGAGGTCGCCGGGCTGGTCCAGGCGGCGCCCGTGCAGGGCGCGCTTGGCCCGGCTGATCCGCTGCGCCATCGTCGCCTCCGGCACGTAGAAGGCGTCGGCGATCTCCCGGGTGGTCAGGCCGCCGACGGCGCGCAGGGTCAGCGCCACCTGGGAGGCGGGCGAGAGGTCGGGGTGGCAGCAGCAGAAGAGCAGGAACAGGGTGTCGTCGCCGACCTCGGCGGCGGCGGGCCGCGGCTCGGCGCGGACGGCCTCCTCGCGGCGGTGCCGGGCCGCCTCGCTGCGGCGGGCGTCGACCAGCCGCCGGGTCGCGGTCGTCACCAGCCACGCGCGCAGGTCGCGCGGCGGGTGTTCGGGCCAGGCCCGCAGCGCGTCCAGCAGCGCCTCCTGGAGCGCGTCCTCGGCGGCGTCGAAGTCCTCGCCCCGCCGGACCAGGCTCGCGAGGACCCCGGGGACGAGGGCGCGCAGCGCGCCCTCGTCCAGCCGATGCGCCGGCTCGTCGGTCACGCCGGGTCGGTCGCCGCGACCGCCCCGGACATGACCTCCTGGACGGCGATCCACTCGTACAGCGGCTTCCCGCCCGGGCCGGGCTCGGAGGAGACGTAGGCCGCCAGCTCGAGCGCGCGCTCGTACGACTCGACGTCGATCATGTACCAGCCCGCCACGAGATCGCTGGTCTCGGGCAGGGGGCCGTCGGTGGTGACCGGCGCGCTGCCCGGGCCGTCGTAGCGCACCCAGGTGCGCGCCGGCGTGAGCGCCTGCGCGTCGACGTACTCGCCGTTCTTCTCGAGCAGCTCGGCGACGTGCCGGAGGAAGGCCATGTGCGCCTCCACGTCCTCGGGCTCCCACTGGTCCATCGGGGGCACGGGGCGGTGCGGCTCCGGCGCGCCGCGGTAGTGCTTGAGAAGCAGATATTTCGGCATGGTGATCTCCTGGTGTCATCGGCCGCGCCCGCGGCGGCCCTCACCTGGAGAGCGGAGCCGGCCGGCGCCTCTCGACATGAAATCACCCGTCCGGCTCAGAAACTTGTCGCGGCGCTCAGCAGGCCCTCGGACTCGGCCCAGGCCCGCTCCCCCACCAGGTACGGCGGCACGACCCCGTCCGCCGCGTCGAGGACCTCGCCGCCGGTGCGGGCGAGCGCCGGGGCCTGCCCTCGGCGGAGTCGGTGGCGAACCTGACCCTGCCGGAGCTGCTGAGCTGACCCGGTGGTGCCGGGGTCGCCGCGCGGGCGGCCCCGGCACCGTGTCCGGGCCGGGCGTGGTCACCCGATCCAGTCACCCTGAGCGGTCTGCGCGGGCGCCGGGGCGGCCGCCGCCGCCGCCAGCGCCGCCGCCACCGGGGCGCGCGGCGGGATCGACGAGGTGTCGTGCGCGAACGTGGCTACCGCGGTGGCGACGGCGTCGGCGTTCTTGTCGATGGCGAACGTGTTGACGTTGCCGAACAGGTGGTACACACGCCGGAGCTGGGCGTAGACCGCGGCGTCGGCGCCGTTGCGCTCGGGGGTCAGGCTGTCGCAGGGGTCGTGGTAGCACGGGTCGTACGGCTGGCCCGCGATGCCGCCCCAGAGCGCGACGTCCGCCGCGGTCTTGTCGACCTCCGCGCCGGTGAACAGGCCGCCGGCCGGGATGCCGGTGGCGATGAACGGCCCGTAGTCGGAGCGGCCGGTGAAGTCGGAGGCCGCGGTGGCCTGGTGCTGGGAGGCGAAGTAGGCCTCGAAGACCGCCTCGATCTGCGCCGAGCCGGCCGGGCCGGGACCCGCGCCCTCGCCCGCCGAGTTGTCGCCGTCGTACACGCCGAACTGGTAGTTGGGCGAGCCGATCATGTCGAAGTTCAGGTACAGGGCGATCTTCGCGTGCTCCTCGGCGCTGAGGCCGTTCACGTAGAACGTCGACCCGACGAGGTTGGCTTCCTCGGCGCCCCACCACGCGAAGCGCACCTTGTTCTTGGTCTTGAAGTTGCGCATCTGGAGCGCGACCTCGAGGATGCCGGCGCTGCCGGAGCCGTTGTCGTTGATGCCCGCCCCGCCCGGCACGGAGTCCAGGTGCGCGCCGACCATGACGACCTCGTCGGGGTTGCCGTAGCGCGACTCGGCGATGACGTTCTCGGTGTTGCGCACCTCGGCGATGGTCTCGGCCGAGACGGTCACGTTCAGCCCCGGCGTGCCGGCGAACGCGACGCCCTGCGGGTACGAGATCGAGATGGCGGGGATGCCGACCGGGGTGCCCAGCGTGCCGAGGAAGAGATCCTGGCGGTCGGCGCCGGTCGTGTTGCCCTGGTTCATGACGATGGCACCGATGGCACCGGCGGCCTCGGCGTTCGCCACCTTCTGGCCGAACGGGCAGGTGCCGCGCTGCAGCAGCGCGATGTTGCCCGCCACGCCGGCGAAGTCGGCCGCCTCACAGCCGGAGGTGCTGGCGTTCGGCGTGGTCAGCTGGAGGTCGACGGGCACCACCGCGCCGGTCGCCGTTCCGCCGCCCGAGCAGGTCATGACGTCGTAGTCCTGCTGGTCCACATAGGTGATCGGCGCGGGCGCGTTCTGGGCGAAGGACGAGGCGGTGTCCTCGCAGAAGTTGAACTGGAACGGCTGGCGGGTGACGCGGTATCCCGCCAGGCGCATCAGGGTGGCCACGTAGTCCGCGCTCGCGTCGAATCCCGGCAGCCCGGAACCCCGGTTGCCGCCGTTGTGCGACGCGATCACCTGCAACGCCGTCAGGTGGCGCAGCACGCCGCCCAGGGTGACGGCCTTGGTGAGCTGCCTGACCCCGTTGCCACTGGACGTCGCCTGCGCCGGTCCGGCGACGACGAACGCCCCCAGCAGGACCGCCGCGGCGGCGATGCCGCCCAGGCGGCGGCGTAACGAGCGAGACACCACGATGTGTTCTCCCCTCCGGTAACGATGGACTCCGACATCCAGCAACCTAGATTCGTCACCCAAAGTACGTAAGGGGTCACACGGTTTTCAGTACGGTCCGATTCGGACTTGCGCGACGGCCGACCGTCTGGTCTGCCGCAACTCGCCTCGTACGGGCTCAGTTCTGTCCAAATGCCTCAGACGGTCGTCCACGGGCCGCGCCAGCCGCCCACGTCGGCCGTCAGCGCCGCCGCGGCGGCCGGACCCCACGAGCCCGGCGCGTAGGGGTGCACCGGTGGCGGCGAGTCCAGCAACGGCTGGAGGATCCGCCAGGTCTCCTCGACGCCGTCCTGCCGGGTGAAACGCGTGCCGTCGCC belongs to Amorphoplanes digitatis and includes:
- a CDS encoding M28 family peptidase, which codes for MVSRSLRRRLGGIAAAAVLLGAFVVAGPAQATSSGNGVRQLTKAVTLGGVLRHLTALQVIASHNGGNRGSGLPGFDASADYVATLMRLAGYRVTRQPFQFNFCEDTASSFAQNAPAPITYVDQQDYDVMTCSGGGTATGAVVPVDLQLTTPNASTSGCEAADFAGVAGNIALLQRGTCPFGQKVANAEAAGAIGAIVMNQGNTTGADRQDLFLGTLGTPVGIPAISISYPQGVAFAGTPGLNVTVSAETIAEVRNTENVIAESRYGNPDEVVMVGAHLDSVPGGAGINDNGSGSAGILEVALQMRNFKTKNKVRFAWWGAEEANLVGSTFYVNGLSAEEHAKIALYLNFDMIGSPNYQFGVYDGDNSAGEGAGPGPAGSAQIEAVFEAYFASQHQATAASDFTGRSDYGPFIATGIPAGGLFTGAEVDKTAADVALWGGIAGQPYDPCYHDPCDSLTPERNGADAAVYAQLRRVYHLFGNVNTFAIDKNADAVATAVATFAHDTSSIPPRAPVAAALAAAAAAPAPAQTAQGDWIG
- a CDS encoding RNA polymerase sigma factor codes for the protein MDEGALRALVPGVLASLVRRGEDFDAAEDALQEALLDALRAWPEHPPRDLRAWLVTTATRRLVDARRSEAARHRREEAVRAEPRPAAAEVGDDTLFLLFCCCHPDLSPASQVALTLRAVGGLTTREIADAFYVPEATMAQRISRAKRALHGRRLDQPGDLAVVLRVLYLVYTAGHAGRVDLAGEAIRLARRLTLATEEPEARGLLALMLLNHARLPARLDAQGRIVTLDLQDRGLWDTREIAEGVRVLQSALALQRPGRYQVEAAIAALHDDAPSAAETDWPQILSWYDDLVALDDDPVRQNPAAVLGRAVAVGHVLGAAAGLRETDRLREVLGGRHRWHAVRGHLHELGGDLPAAAAAYADAARLATDVAEHEHLIRRAAHANRR
- a CDS encoding YciI family protein, translating into MPKYLLLKHYRGAPEPHRPVPPMDQWEPEDVEAHMAFLRHVAELLEKNGEYVDAQALTPARTWVRYDGPGSAPVTTDGPLPETSDLVAGWYMIDVESYERALELAAYVSSEPGPGGKPLYEWIAVQEVMSGAVAATDPA